A genomic segment from Zerene cesonia ecotype Mississippi chromosome 5, Zerene_cesonia_1.1, whole genome shotgun sequence encodes:
- the LOC119839871 gene encoding erlin-2-like has product MADQSSILALFILAVGVTVHFSLHKVEEGHLGVYYRGGALLPVTSQPGFHMMVPLLTSFKAIQTTLQTDEVKNVPCGTSGGVMIYFERIEVVNKLEPGSVLDVVRNFTADYDKTLIFNKVHHELNQFCSAHTLHEVYIDLFDQIDENLRTALQNDLNEMAPGLKVQAVRVTKPKIPEAIRKNYELMEAEKSKLLIAAQHQKVVEKEAETARRKAIIEAEKEAQVAKIQYEQKIMEKESLQKIELIEDSIHKAKQQTKAEADYYNLKKQSEANKLLLTKEYLELKKYEALAVNNKIYFGSDIPNMFLQANVGETSLPKSAIVE; this is encoded by the exons ATGGCAGATCAGTCTTCAATTTTGGCGCTTTTTATCTTAGCGGTTGGAGTGACCGTTCACTTTTCATTGCATAAAGTGGAGGAAGGACACCTCGGGGTTTACTACAGG GGTGGTGCATTACTCCCAGTAACAAGCCAGCCTGGTTTCCATATGATGGTACCCTTACTAACATCTTTTAAAGCAATACag ACAACTCTTCAAACTGATGAAGTGAAAAATGTACCCTGTGGTACAAGTGGAGGTGTcatgatatattttgaaaggaTAGAAGTAGTTAACAAATTGGAACCTGGCAGTG tACTGGATGTAGTCCGTAACTTCACAGCAGATTATGACAAGACCCTAATATTTAACAAGGTGCATCATGAGCTCAACCAGTTCTGCAGTGCACATACATTGCATGAGGTGTACATTGATTTGTTCGATcaaattgatgaaaatttaaGAACT GCTTTACAAAATGATCTTAATGAAATGGCACCTGGACTGAAAGTACAAGCTGTAAGAGTTACAAAACCCAAGATACCAGAGGCAATAAGAAAAAACTATGAGTTGATGGAGGCAGAGAAATCTAAACTCCTCATTGCTGCCCAACATCAAAAg GTTGTTGAAAAAGAAGCCGAGACAGCTCGACGTAAAGCCATTATAGAGGCAGAAAAGGAGGCGCAAGTTGCAAAAATCCAGTATGAACAGAAAATTATGGAAAAAGAatctttacaaaaaattgaaCTCATAGAAGACAGTATTCATAAGgcaaaacaacaaacaaaggCTGAAGcagattattataatctaaagaAGCAATCAGAAGCCAACAAACTGTTACTGACTAAAGAATATTTGGAGTTGAAGAAATATGAAGCTCTTGCTGtcaataataagatatacttTGGCAGTGATATTCCTAACATGTTTTTGCAAGCTAATGTTGGTGAAACTAGCCTCCCTAAAAGTGCTATAGTTGAATGA
- the LOC119840277 gene encoding protein lin-54 homolog isoform X1, which translates to MEHHLEESLNLESTMRVDFDQPEETVCHQSDIILDNAVQEDIQMEFEHTEEQPILMDTGSEEIIISDLIGGQFNLQDLQNDQSDLPVLSQPEQTYNVVTQSDTMLDLQLNPQIVTTATDQPQKRVIRVQTSPKKTVTSIPRQVAIAPKPPNFIKTAQGKQFAIAPKPVSLIANKNMIKKMSIANTVHGSNAGKAVLAHIGKQIVMVPTNAQKIKLVSASQSNVTSLQQLVRSDGSQAQILPSKLANVTQGKPMKLIALQGQPNVDLNSPAMITKLVPAGGKMQQARYVTVQTHKSMPLAVGNKVIMASPTKQGVKYAKKQEMIAIKPMPMLLPKGATPVSTANKVVVNANPSQNVILKTTAPTTQAVKDNPAEPSRTQIHQINVPGKGIQYIRLVTNSSSAPAKAVLKQPQKLITVPSKGNLMMLADNKGVVIKSQPKLVRIAPVGKIPIPVTQPSRSSQSLLAPISPNKTLIEMSEDNQPHIYSDAQEAEIDSKEALRALIENSMGDDAGVNHEVTMEFKKRVSSEEENTADSMDQMDSSVRSEEHPLIVIPSNFEHIVEVQSDYNKSTESENSISMIKREQDSMNTFESMNNEQSYSEHELEATDLGLRPRKACNCTKSQCLKLYCDCFANGEFCNQCNCNNCHNNLENEELRQKAIRGCLDRNPHAFKPKIGKTKAGGPDIVRRHNKGCNCKRSGCLKNYCECYEARIACTAMCKCVGCRNVTDCLEHGRLERQRAPPPAARALAADKQPCSFMTSEVIEAVCQCLVAAAAEGEGVPGGRGGDGVAGGRGEDADEPDPVRDVIEEFARCLQDIISASQYTQQEEGLA; encoded by the exons ATGGAACACCATTTGGAAGAATCTCTCAACTTGGAGAGCACCATGAGA GTAGACTTTGATCAACCAGAAGAAACAGTGTGCCACCAAAGTGATATTATTCTTGACAATGCAGTTCAAGAGGATATTCAAATGGAATTTGAGCATACAGAAGAGCAACCAATACTCATGGATACAGGAAGTGAAGAAATAATAA TTTCTGATTTAATTGGAGGTCAGTTCAATTTGCAAGATTTGCAAAATGATCAAAGTGATCTACCTGTACTGAGTCAGCCGgag CAAACCTACAATGTAGTAACCCAATCTGACACAATGCTGGACCTTCAGTTAAATCCACAAATTGTCACAACGGCAACTGATCAACCACAGAAGAGGGTTATAAGAGTGCAG ACATCTCCAAAGAAGACTGTCACTTCTATTCCACGGCAAGTGGCTATAGCACCTAAACCTCCAAACTTTATCAAGACTGCTCAAGGGAAGCAGTTTGCTATAGCTCCAAAACCAGTCTCTTTGATagcgaataaaaatatgataaaaaagatGTCTATAGCAAACACTGTGCATGGAAGTAATGCTGGAAAAGCTGTTCTAG caCATATTGGCAAGCAAATTGTTATGGTGCCTACAAAtgctcaaaaaataaaattagtgtcTGCATCTCAAAGCAATGTGACTTCGCTCCAACAGTTAGTGAGATCTGATGGCAGCcag gctCAAATTTTACCTTCAAAACTTGCAAATGTGACACAAGGAAAACCAATGAAGCTTATAGCGCTGCAgg GACAACCTAATGTGGATCTAAATAGTCCAGCCATGATAACGAAGTTAGTACCGGCCGGTGGTAAAATGCAACAGGCGCGGTATGTCACCGTGCAGACACACAAATCCATGCCTTTGGCTGTTGGGAATAAG gtAATAATGGCGTCACCAACAAAGCAGGGAGTGAAATATGCGAAAAAGCAAGAAATGATAGCTATCAAGCCTATGCCAATGTTGCTACCTAAag gaGCAACTCCGGTGTCAACTGCCAATAAAGTTGTAGTCAATGCAAATCCCTCACAGAATGTCATCTTGAAAACTACAGCACCCACTACTCAG GCAGTAAAAGACAATCCAGCAGAGCCATCACGCACACAAATACATCAAATAAACGTACCTGGCAAGGGT atTCAATACATTCGCCTTGTAACGAACTCGTCCTCGGCGCCGGCTAAAGCGGTGCTGAAACAGCCGCAGAAACTCATCACTGTACCGTCGAAAGGAAATCTGATGATGTTGGCCGATAATAAAG gtGTTGTGATAAAATCTCAACCAAAGTTGGTGAGAATAGCGCCCGTGGGAAAAATTCCAATACCGGTGACC CAACCATCGCGTTCATCGCAGAGCCTCCTAGCGCCGATATCTCCAAACAAAACGTTGATAGAGATGAGCGAGGACAACCAGCCGCACATATACAGCGACGCGCAGGAAGCCGAGATCGACTCGAAGGAGGCGCTGAGGGCGTTGATCGAAAACAGTATGGGAGACGACGCTGGCGTCAACCATGAGGTCACTATGGAGTTTAAAAAACGAGTg agTTCGGAAGAAGAGAACACAGCAGATAGTATGGATCAAATGGATTCCAGCGTCCGATCGGAAGAACACCCGCTCATTGTGATACCGTCCAACTTTGAGCACATAGTTGAGGTGCAGAGCGactataataaatct ACCGAGTCTGAAAATAGCATATCAATGATAAAACGTGAACAAGACTCCATGAATACATTTGAATCAATGAACAATGAACAATCGTATTCTGAGCATG AATTAGAGGCTACGGACCTAGGGCTGCGGCCGCGCAAAGCGTGCAACTGCACCAAGTCGCAGTGCCTCAAGTTATATTGCGACTGTTTCGCGAACGGAGAGTTCTGCAACCAGTgcaattgtaataattgtcATAATAACTTGGAGAATGAGGAACTGAGGCAGAAGGCGATACGGGGATGTCTAGATAGAAATCCACACGCATTCAA GCCAAAGATTGGTAAAACAAAAGCAGGCGGGCCTGACATCGTCAGGCGGCACAATAAAGGTTGTAACTGCAAGAGGAGTGGCTGTTTAAAGAATTACTGTGAATGCTACGAG GCCCGCATAGCGTGCACGGCGATGTGCAAGTGCGTGGGGTGCCGCAACGTGACGGACTGCCTGGAGCACGGCCGCCTGGAGCGCcagcgcgcgccgccgcccgccgcgcgcgcccTCGCCGCCGACAA GCAACCATGCAGCTTCATGACGAGTGAAGTGATAGAAGCGGTGTGCCAGTGCCTCGTGGCCGCTGCGGCGGAAGGCGAGGGGGTGCCGGGGGGCCGCGGGGGTGACGGGGTTGCGGGGGGTCGGGGGGAGGACGCGGACGAGCCGGACCCCGTGCGTGACGTCATCGAGGAGTTCGCTAGGTGCCTGCAGGATATAATTAGCGCGTCACAATACACACAACAGGAGGAG GGTTTGGCGTGA
- the LOC119839872 gene encoding elongation factor 1-beta': MAFGDVKSAQGLSELNQYLAEKSYISGYTPSQADVQVFNEVGKAPAASLPHALRWYNQIASYTPAERKAWAEGVSPLKAGGKPTTAPAAKDDDDDDVDLFGSGDEEEDAEAARVREERLKAYADKKSKKPVLIAKSSVILDVKPWDDETDMAEMEKLVRSIEMEGLLWGASKLVPVGYGINKLQIMSVIEDDKVSVDLLTEKIQEYEDFVQSVDIAAFNKI, encoded by the exons ATGGCTTTCGGCGACGTTAAATCTGCACAAGGTCTTAGTGAACTGAACCAGTATTTGGCTGAGAAAAGTTATATATCTGG gtaCACGCCATCTCAAGCCGATGTTCAAGTATTCAATGAAGTAGGCAAAGCGCCTGCTGCCAGCCTGCCCCACGCCCTTCGTTGGTACAACCAAATCGCCTCATATACACCAGCAGAGCGTAAAGCCTGGGCCGAAGGAGTGAGCCCCTTAAAGGCGGGCGGCAAACCTACCACCGCACCTGCAGCCaaggatgatgatgatgacgatgttGATCTATTCGGCTCTGGAGATGAGGAAGAg gaTGCTGAAGCAGCCAGAGTTCGTGAAGAACGTTTGAAGGCATATGCTGACAAAAAGTCAAAGAAGCCTGTCCTCATTGCCAAATCCTCTGTAATCCTGGATGTTAAACCTTGGGATGATGAAACCGACATGGCTGAAATGGAAAAACTTGTCCGATCAATTGAAATGGAGGGTCTCCTTTGGGGTGCCTCCAAACTGGTCCCAGTTGGTTATGGTATTAATAAGCTACAGATCATGAGCGTCATTGAAGACGACAAAGTATCAGTCGACCTGTTGACGGAAAAGATCCAAGAATATGAAGATTTTGTCCAATCTGTTGATATTGCTGCTTTCAACAAAATCTAA
- the LOC119840076 gene encoding COP9 signalosome complex subunit 4, with amino-acid sequence MPLNLQGVRQYLSELRNSGGLHKDQAEKYRNVLLEILKNPENELAESLKSFVEAIVNENVSLVISRQLLTDVSTHLSLLPDPVSQTVSHFALDVIQPRVISFEEQVASIRQHLADIYERNQNWKEAANVLVGIPLETGQKQYSVDYKLETYLKIARLYLEVDDPVQAEAFVNRASLLQAETTNEQLQIYYKVCYARVLDYRRKFIEAAQRYNELSYRNIIHEDERMTCLRNALICTVLASAGQQRSRMLATLFKDERCQQLPAYSILEKMYLDRIIRRSELHEFEALMQTHQKASTPDGSTILDRAVFEHNLLSASKLYNNITFEELGALLETPPARAERIASHMISEKRMHGHIDQINSIVHFETRDILPQWDKQIQSLCYQVNSLIEKIAAAEPEWMAKLMEEEMIQ; translated from the exons ATGCCTCTTAACTTGCAAGGTGTTCGACAATATCTTAGTGAGCTAAGGAATTCCGGTGGTTTACATAAAGATCAAGCAGAAAA atatagaaatgttttactagaaattttaaagaaccCTGAGAATGAACTAGCCGAATCTTTAAAAAGTTTCGTTGAAGCAa TTGTTAATGAAAATGTCAGTTTGGTGATATCTCGTCAACTATTAACAGATGTGAGCACCCACTTGTCTCTTTTACCAGATCCAGTATCTCAAACAGTGTCTCACTTTGCCCTTGATGTTATTCAACCAAGGGTAATTTCTTTTGAGGAGCAG GTAGCAAGTATCCGACAGCATCTGGCAGATATTTATGAGCGCAATCAGAACTGGAAAGAAGCTGCTAATGTACTGGTGGGCATACCACTGGAGACGGGACAGAA ACAATATTCGGTGGACTACAAACTTGAGACATACCTGAAAATAGCTCGTCTTTATTTAGAAGTGGATGATCCAGTGCAAGCTGAGGCGTTCGTGAACAGAGCATCATTACTACAGGCTGAGACAACCAATGAACaactacaaatatattataaagtttgctATGCACGAGTATTAGACTATAGGAG GAAATTCATAGAAGCTGCTCAAAGATACAATGAATTATCATATAGGAATATTATCCATGAAGATGAGAGAATGACATGCTTGCGGAATGCTCTCATTTGTACAGTTTTGGCCTCAGCtg gtcAGCAAAGGTCTCGCATGTTGGCAACACTGTTCAAAGACGAGCGTTGCCAGCAGTTACCCGCTTACTCCATACTCGAGAAGATGTACCTGGATCGCATCATACGCAGATCAGAATTACACGAGTTTGAAGCTCTCATGCAGACACATCAAAAG GCGAGCACACCGGACGGCTCCACGATCCTGGACCGCGCGGTGTTCGAGCACAACCTGCTGTCGGCGAGCAAGCTGTACAACAACATCACGTTCGAGGAGCTCGGCGCGCTGCTGGAGACGCCGCCCGCGCGCGCCGAGCGCATCGCCAGCCACATGATCAGCGAGAAGCGGATGCACGGCCACATCGACCAGATCAACTCGATCGTGCACTTCGAGA cACGCGATATACTGCCACAGTGGGACAAACAAATCCAGAGTCTCTGCTACCAAGTAAACAGTCTCATAGAAAAGATCGCAGCCGCCGAACCGGAGTGGATGGCTAAACTTATGGAAGAAGAAATGATTCAGTAG
- the LOC119839978 gene encoding SET domain-containing protein SmydA-8-like, protein MDMKYEVKTSEVLGRYLVAARDLRAGERILSDQPFVLGPSSDTSLVCFNCYLPLINKFHVCKFCAVAPICPGDGCPDELAKWHVQKECDFFRELKLNSGLSPIKMVQNVGSLLALRVVLQKNNNAKGWQEFIKLETHLDKRRNSSVWEFYENTVKFLESLGLSENDDDQNLVQKVCAAIDVNSFEVRGPPIPTLGYAETLRGIYLQAALLAHDCVGNTLISINDNNVLLCHASQDIKKGDTIFYNYTDPLKGTALRQEHLLVGKYFQCTCTRCTDETELGTYISSARCPACKTGYVSKKGETWICNSCKEQADDSVIGYKVKCCTDKFEVINKKDERELEEYIRNVSLVLAPNHYLLIDAKQRLAGVLRDAINREPKPTKKMMRRKLDLCQELLPVLEVLSPGISRTKAITMYELHLAIVQLGKKLFNTRELTAPKYLDELLCAEKHLKKSLEMLLIEPGNSPEGQLCSKALEQYRMLKNDMSNILDGIHEEGKVYVTEIDNETLNDVD, encoded by the exons ATGGACATGAAATATGAAGTTAAGACATCGGAGGTATTGGGCAG ATACTTAGTTGCGGCCAGGGATTTGAGAGCAGGCGAGAGGATACTATCTGACCAGCCTTTTGTGTTAGGACCGAGCAGTGATACGTCCCTTGTCTGTTTTAATTGCTATCTGccattgattaataaatttcacgtATGCAAGTTCTGTGCGGTTGCGCCGATTTGCCCTGGAGATGGGTGTCCTGATGAATTAGCGA AATGGCACGTCCAAAAGGAATGTGATTTTTTCCGAGAACTGAAACTCAATAGTGGCTTGAGTCCTATTAAAATGGTTCAAAACGTAGGTTCATTACTGGCATTACGAGTGGTTTtacaaaagaataataatgcTAAAGGATGGCAAGAGTTCATAAAGCTTGAAACACATTTAGACAAGCGAAGAAATAGTAGTGTATGGGAATTCTACGAAAATACGGTGAAA TTCCTTGAATCATTGGGACTTTCGGAGAATGATGACGATCAAAACTTGGTGCAGAAAGTGTGTGCTGCAATAGACGTCAACAGTTTTGAAGTGCGGGGTCCACCAATACCGACACTGGGTTATGCTGAAACACTCAGAGGAATATATTTACAGGCTGCGTTATTGGCACACGACTGTGTTGGTAACACGCTAATATCTATCAATGATAATAACGTGTTATTGTGCCACGCGAGCCAGGATATTAAGAAGGGGGataccatattttataattatacggACCCGTTGAAG GGAACAGCATTAAGACAAGAACATCTCCTGGTGGGTAAATATTTCCAGTGCACGTGTACTCGATGCACGGACGAAACCGAGTTAGGAACGTATATCAGTTCAGCTCGCTGTCCCGCTTGCAAAACGGGGTACGTGTCTAAAAAAGGAGAAACCTGGATATGCAATAGTTGTAAGGAACAAGCTGACGACTCAGTAATCGGGTATAAAGTTAAGTGCTGCACGGATAAATTTGAAGTTATAA ACAAAAAGGACGAAAGAGAGCTAGAGGAGTATATTCGTAATGTTTCGCTCGTGCTTGCCCCGAACCACTATCTACTCATAGACGCAAAGCAGAGATTAGCTGGCGTTCTGAGAGACGCCATTAACAGAGAACCTAAACCCACCAAGAAAATGATGCGTCGCAAATTGGACCTTTGTCAAGAACTCTTGCCTGTGCTTGAAGTGTTAAGCCCTGGTATTAGTAGAACTAAAG CGATAACTATGTATGAACTGCATTTAGCAATAGTGCAATTGGGTAAAAAGTTATTCAACACACGTGAATTAACAGCGCCCAAGTACTTA gaCGAGCTACTATGCGctgaaaaacatttgaaaaagtCGTtggaaatgttattaattgaaCCAGGAAACTCCCCTGAAGGACAACTATGTTCCAAGGCCTTAGAACAATATAGAATGTTGAAAAACGATATGAGTAACATTCTTGATGGTATCCATGAAGAGGGAAAAGTATATGTCACTGAAATTGACAATGAAACTCTCAATGATGTGgattaa
- the LOC119840277 gene encoding protein lin-54 homolog isoform X2: protein MEHHLEESLNLESTMRVDFDQPEETVCHQSDIILDNAVQEDIQMEFEHTEEQPILMDTGSEEIIISDLIGGQFNLQDLQNDQSDLPVLSQPEQTYNVVTQSDTMLDLQLNPQIVTTATDQPQKRVIRVQTSPKKTVTSIPRQVAIAPKPPNFIKTAQGKQFAIAPKPVSLIANKNMIKKMSIANTVHGSNAGKAVLAHIGKQIVMVPTNAQKIKLVSASQSNVTSLQQLVRSDGSQAQILPSKLANVTQGKPMKLIALQGQPNVDLNSPAMITKLVPAGGKMQQARYVTVQTHKSMPLAVGNKVIMASPTKQGVKYAKKQEMIAIKPMPMLLPKGATPVSTANKVVVNANPSQNVILKTTAPTTQAVKDNPAEPSRTQIHQINVPGKGIQYIRLVTNSSSAPAKAVLKQPQKLITVPSKGNLMMLADNKGVVIKSQPKLVRIAPVGKIPIPVTQPSRSSQSLLAPISPNKTLIEMSEDNQPHIYSDAQEAEIDSKEALRALIENSMGDDAGVNHESSEEENTADSMDQMDSSVRSEEHPLIVIPSNFEHIVEVQSDYNKSTESENSISMIKREQDSMNTFESMNNEQSYSEHELEATDLGLRPRKACNCTKSQCLKLYCDCFANGEFCNQCNCNNCHNNLENEELRQKAIRGCLDRNPHAFKPKIGKTKAGGPDIVRRHNKGCNCKRSGCLKNYCECYEARIACTAMCKCVGCRNVTDCLEHGRLERQRAPPPAARALAADKQPCSFMTSEVIEAVCQCLVAAAAEGEGVPGGRGGDGVAGGRGEDADEPDPVRDVIEEFARCLQDIISASQYTQQEEGLA from the exons ATGGAACACCATTTGGAAGAATCTCTCAACTTGGAGAGCACCATGAGA GTAGACTTTGATCAACCAGAAGAAACAGTGTGCCACCAAAGTGATATTATTCTTGACAATGCAGTTCAAGAGGATATTCAAATGGAATTTGAGCATACAGAAGAGCAACCAATACTCATGGATACAGGAAGTGAAGAAATAATAA TTTCTGATTTAATTGGAGGTCAGTTCAATTTGCAAGATTTGCAAAATGATCAAAGTGATCTACCTGTACTGAGTCAGCCGgag CAAACCTACAATGTAGTAACCCAATCTGACACAATGCTGGACCTTCAGTTAAATCCACAAATTGTCACAACGGCAACTGATCAACCACAGAAGAGGGTTATAAGAGTGCAG ACATCTCCAAAGAAGACTGTCACTTCTATTCCACGGCAAGTGGCTATAGCACCTAAACCTCCAAACTTTATCAAGACTGCTCAAGGGAAGCAGTTTGCTATAGCTCCAAAACCAGTCTCTTTGATagcgaataaaaatatgataaaaaagatGTCTATAGCAAACACTGTGCATGGAAGTAATGCTGGAAAAGCTGTTCTAG caCATATTGGCAAGCAAATTGTTATGGTGCCTACAAAtgctcaaaaaataaaattagtgtcTGCATCTCAAAGCAATGTGACTTCGCTCCAACAGTTAGTGAGATCTGATGGCAGCcag gctCAAATTTTACCTTCAAAACTTGCAAATGTGACACAAGGAAAACCAATGAAGCTTATAGCGCTGCAgg GACAACCTAATGTGGATCTAAATAGTCCAGCCATGATAACGAAGTTAGTACCGGCCGGTGGTAAAATGCAACAGGCGCGGTATGTCACCGTGCAGACACACAAATCCATGCCTTTGGCTGTTGGGAATAAG gtAATAATGGCGTCACCAACAAAGCAGGGAGTGAAATATGCGAAAAAGCAAGAAATGATAGCTATCAAGCCTATGCCAATGTTGCTACCTAAag gaGCAACTCCGGTGTCAACTGCCAATAAAGTTGTAGTCAATGCAAATCCCTCACAGAATGTCATCTTGAAAACTACAGCACCCACTACTCAG GCAGTAAAAGACAATCCAGCAGAGCCATCACGCACACAAATACATCAAATAAACGTACCTGGCAAGGGT atTCAATACATTCGCCTTGTAACGAACTCGTCCTCGGCGCCGGCTAAAGCGGTGCTGAAACAGCCGCAGAAACTCATCACTGTACCGTCGAAAGGAAATCTGATGATGTTGGCCGATAATAAAG gtGTTGTGATAAAATCTCAACCAAAGTTGGTGAGAATAGCGCCCGTGGGAAAAATTCCAATACCGGTGACC CAACCATCGCGTTCATCGCAGAGCCTCCTAGCGCCGATATCTCCAAACAAAACGTTGATAGAGATGAGCGAGGACAACCAGCCGCACATATACAGCGACGCGCAGGAAGCCGAGATCGACTCGAAGGAGGCGCTGAGGGCGTTGATCGAAAACAGTATGGGAGACGACGCTGGCGTCAACCATGAG agTTCGGAAGAAGAGAACACAGCAGATAGTATGGATCAAATGGATTCCAGCGTCCGATCGGAAGAACACCCGCTCATTGTGATACCGTCCAACTTTGAGCACATAGTTGAGGTGCAGAGCGactataataaatct ACCGAGTCTGAAAATAGCATATCAATGATAAAACGTGAACAAGACTCCATGAATACATTTGAATCAATGAACAATGAACAATCGTATTCTGAGCATG AATTAGAGGCTACGGACCTAGGGCTGCGGCCGCGCAAAGCGTGCAACTGCACCAAGTCGCAGTGCCTCAAGTTATATTGCGACTGTTTCGCGAACGGAGAGTTCTGCAACCAGTgcaattgtaataattgtcATAATAACTTGGAGAATGAGGAACTGAGGCAGAAGGCGATACGGGGATGTCTAGATAGAAATCCACACGCATTCAA GCCAAAGATTGGTAAAACAAAAGCAGGCGGGCCTGACATCGTCAGGCGGCACAATAAAGGTTGTAACTGCAAGAGGAGTGGCTGTTTAAAGAATTACTGTGAATGCTACGAG GCCCGCATAGCGTGCACGGCGATGTGCAAGTGCGTGGGGTGCCGCAACGTGACGGACTGCCTGGAGCACGGCCGCCTGGAGCGCcagcgcgcgccgccgcccgccgcgcgcgcccTCGCCGCCGACAA GCAACCATGCAGCTTCATGACGAGTGAAGTGATAGAAGCGGTGTGCCAGTGCCTCGTGGCCGCTGCGGCGGAAGGCGAGGGGGTGCCGGGGGGCCGCGGGGGTGACGGGGTTGCGGGGGGTCGGGGGGAGGACGCGGACGAGCCGGACCCCGTGCGTGACGTCATCGAGGAGTTCGCTAGGTGCCTGCAGGATATAATTAGCGCGTCACAATACACACAACAGGAGGAG GGTTTGGCGTGA
- the LOC119839882 gene encoding voltage-dependent anion-selective channel-like yields the protein MSPPYYSDLGKKANDVFGKGYHFGVFKLDLKTKSEAGVEFSSGITSNQESGKVFGSLSSKYVVKDYGLTFTEKWNTDNTLATDITVQDKIAQGLKITLEGTFAPQTGSKTGKLKSSFANDTVALNSNVDLDLAGPIVDVAAVLKYQGWLAGANTQFDTQKAKFSKNNFAFGYQSNDFALHTNVDNGKDFGGSIYQKVSDKLDCGVSMKWTAGSSDTLFGVGAKFALDQDASLHAKINNKSLIGLGYQQKLRPGVTLTLSAAIDGQNFNAGGHKVGVALELEP from the exons ATGTCTCCCCCATACTACTCAGATCTCGGCAAGAAGGCCAACGATGTCTTCGGCAAGGGATACCACTTTGGTGTGTTCAAACTTGACCTTAAGACCAAGAGTGAGGCAGGAGTTGAATTCAGCAGTGGCATCACCTCCAACCAGGAAAGCGGAAAG GTCTTTGGAAGCCTTTCCTCAAAATACGTAGTAAAGGACTACGGCCTAACATTCACAGAGAAATGGAACACAGACAACACACTGGCCACCGACATCACTGTCCAAGACAAGATCGCTCAGGGCCTTAAGATCACCCTTGAGGGTACATTCGCCCCACAAACTGG GAGCAAAACCGGCAAGCTTAAGTCATCGTTCGCGAACGATACAGTAGCGCTCAACAGCAACGTAGACTTGGACTTGGCTGGACCCATTGTGGACGTGGCTGCCGTGCTCAAGTACCAGGGCTGGCTAGCGGGCGCCAACACCCAGTTCGACACGCAGAAGGCCAAGTTCTCCAAGAACAACTTCGCCTTTGGCTACCAGTCCAATGACTTTGCTCTACACACCAATGT cGACAACGGCAAAGACTTTGGTGGTTCCATCTACCAGAAGGTGTCAGACAAGCTGGACTGCGGAGTCAGCATGAAGTGGACGGCTGGTTCCTCTGACACACTCTTTGGAGTTGGAGCCAAGTTCGCTCTCGACCAGGACGCTTCCCTCCACGCCAAGATCAACAACAAGTCGCTCATTGGTCTTGGATACCAACAGAAGTTGCGCCCAG GCGTAACCCTCACGCTGTCGGCGGCCATCGACGGCCAGAACTTCAACGCCGGCGGCCACAAGGTGGGCGTGGCCCTCGAACTCGAGCCCTAG